The sequence ATTCGCGAACGCGACGCCGTAAATCGTCGCCACAAACGCTACCGCTATTCCTGGGCCTAACTCAGCAGGGTCTGCCAAATGTTGCATTACATGAATCAAGCCCATCACTGCACCGATAATACCGATGGTGGGCGCGTAGCCCCCCATGCTCTCATAAAACTGTACGGCATCGTGATCACGCTCTTCTGCCACAATCAAATCTGTTTCTAAAACATGTCGAATAACATCGGGTTCACTGCCGTCAACTAACATGCGTAAACCTTTTTTCGAAAACGCATCCTTTTCACGCTCAGCAATATTTTCTAAACCCAACAAACCTTCTTTTCGAGCCGATCGCGCCCACCCCACTACTCGCTTAATACCCACCTGAAACTTTTGCCTTGGCGGCCTAAATATCCATTTAAATAAGCTTATGGCTCGGCGCAAGCCAGATGACGGCGTCTGCAATATTGCCGCACCAAAGGTACCACCAATAACAATAATGGCCGCAGGGCCATTTACCAGAGAGCCCCAGTTACCGCCCTCCAAAAAATTGCCGCCTATTAGTGCGGAAAAGCCAATAATAACGCCAACTACACTGAGCATATCCATTGTTCAGACCGTCATATTTCGCTAGTTAAACGGGGCAGAAAATCGACCAAAGGCACAATCTCATCCGACAAATTCGCTTTCGCCACAGCTGCAGGCATTCCATAA is a genomic window of Teredinibacter purpureus containing:
- a CDS encoding flagellar motor protein, whose translation is MDMLSVVGVIIGFSALIGGNFLEGGNWGSLVNGPAAIIVIGGTFGAAILQTPSSGLRRAISLFKWIFRPPRQKFQVGIKRVVGWARSARKEGLLGLENIAEREKDAFSKKGLRMLVDGSEPDVIRHVLETDLIVAEERDHDAVQFYESMGGYAPTIGIIGAVMGLIHVMQHLADPAELGPGIAVAFVATIYGVAFANLLLLPIANKLKSCIKEQSQFRELLIEGIIAIADGENPKAIEMKLSGYLH